CCGCCGGGCCGTCCGCCGGGCCGTCGGCCAGGTCGAGCGCGGTGTCGCGGCGCGGTGCGCGGCGGGGCGCGCGGTGCCGCGTCCAGGGGGTGAGCAGCCGTTGCGCGCCGAGCAGCAGCAGGTCGGCGGTGACGGCGAGCAGGACGCACAGCACGGACGCGGTCAGCACCTGCGCCTTGAAGTAGCTGTCCATGCCGGAGTAGATGAGGTTGCCGAGGCCGCCGTGGCCGACGATCGCGCCGACGGTGGTCAGGGAGACCGCCGAGACCGTGGCGATGCGCACGCCCGCCATGAGGGCGGGCAGCGACAGCGGCAGCTCGACCGCGAACAGCAGCCGCACGCGGCCGTAGCCCAGGCCCCTGGCCGCCTCCCTCGCCTCGTCGGGAACGGACGCGAGGCCGGTGAGCATGTTGCGCACGAGCACGGTCAGCGAGTAGAGGACCAGGCCGCAGACGACCACGGACGCGGAGATGCCGAACACCGGCAGCAGCAGCGCGTACATGGCGAGCGAGGGGACCGTGTAGAGGATGGTGGTCAGGCTGAGGACCGGGCCCGCG
Above is a genomic segment from Streptomyces marincola containing:
- a CDS encoding ABC transporter permease, whose amino-acid sequence is MAAESCLTRNEWICGEYVSSRSDELGDALVEHVLITAGAVGLAVLAAFPLALVARRWRLAAGPVLSLTTILYTVPSLAMYALLLPVFGISASVVVCGLVLYSLTVLVRNMLTGLASVPDEAREAARGLGYGRVRLLFAVELPLSLPALMAGVRIATVSAVSLTTVGAIVGHGGLGNLIYSGMDSYFKAQVLTASVLCVLLAVTADLLLLGAQRLLTPWTRHRAPRRAPRRDTALDLADGPADGPADNLADNVAKGV